The following coding sequences lie in one Miscanthus floridulus cultivar M001 chromosome 9, ASM1932011v1, whole genome shotgun sequence genomic window:
- the LOC136480715 gene encoding uncharacterized protein — protein sequence MEGLRGHGLTAVVVVAAFHRQRVLPLMARRRRLFEMRPDEGIRISASALSDEEILRQVRETVEAKLRSSGLNPFTMRPSRGFLSLGMRDVRDSPLPIPEDARRWAVNRAHAEVQKRWKDAEVAKRMRKILAREELEKRRRQQKLDGLPVEASPSPSLSEDSLDEDDESERGRGPLDHLPNVGETAPRALASGPALPGGGGGATLGPTIARPGAEADTPEARALGKRAVSPMGSTAVGEQAVARATQLPSQRIEGAPGSIEDRPTPADAEAVPLPPPPPSQRRVTVLKRLQPRSSRKWPTEVSTLAPFKALKVSPSSITHLVAEAQAAIQRGTASARADPKEPAAQGGAAEATPTQMGEGAPPPREDEAHGSDGAEAPSLAEATKVKAPRASEAGASRTAEATTAGAGAPGTTEAMMAEAGAPEATEATMVETGAPEATEADVIAVKPSA from the exons ATGGAGGGGCTGCGGGGCCACGGCCTTACTGCggttgtggtcgtggccgccttccaccgccagagggtgctgccactgatggctcggcggcggcgcctgttcgagatgaggccggatgaggGCATCCGGATATCTGCCTCCGCCCTTtctgacgaggaaattcttcgccaggtgagggagacggtggaggcgaagctaagGAGCAGTGGGCTGAACCCCTTCACGATGCGTCCAtcacgggggttcctctcgctg gggatgagggacgtgcgagactccccgcTGCCCATTCCTGAGGACGCACGGCGGTGGGCggtcaaccgggcgcacgccgaggtgCAGAAGAGGTGGAAGGACGCCGAGGTGGCAAAGCGCATGAGGAAAATCCTTGCACGCGAAGAACTGGAGAAGCGCCGCCGGCAGCAGAAGCTGGACGGTCTTCCGGTGGAGGCGTCTCCGTCACCTTCACTGTCGGAGGATTCTTTGGACGAAGATGACGAGAGCGAGagggggcggggtcccctagaccatctccctaacgtTGGGGAGACGGCGCCTAGGGCGTTGGCGAGCGGCCCggcgctcccaggaggaggaggaggagctacctTGGGGCCGACAATCGCtcgccccggggccgaggccgatacgcccgaggcgcgggcgttgggaaAGCGCGCCGTTAGCCCGATGGGCTCAACGGCAGTGGGGGAGCAGGCGGTGGCGAGGGCGACGCAGCTGCCTTCGCAGAGGATCGAGGGGGCACCGGGGTCCATCGAGGACCGGCCAACGCCGGCAGATGCAGAGGccgtgcctctgccgccgccaccgccttcgcAAAGGAGGGTCACCGTGCTgaagcggttgcagccccgctcgag CCGGAAGTGGCCTACGGAGGTGTCCACCTTAGCACCctttaaggcgctcaaggtgagccccagctCCATCACCCACttggtggcggaggcgcaagccgccatacaacgtggcacggcgtcggcgagggccgacccgaaggagccggccgcccaaggaggggctgccgaggcgaccccgacacagatgggggagggagcgcctccgccccGCGAGGACGAGGCTCATGGGTCGgatggggccgaggcgccctCACTTGCCGAGGCCACCAAGGTCAAGGCCCCCCGGGCCTCCGAGGCCGGGGCGTCCAGGACCGCCGAGGCCACGACAGCAGGGGCtggagcccctgggaccaccgaggccatgatggcggaggccggagcccctgaggCCACTGAGGCCACAATGGTGGAGACCGGAGCCCCTGAGGCCACCGAGGCCGATGTGATTGCGGTGAAGCCatcggcctag
- the LOC136480714 gene encoding uncharacterized protein, producing MAVPNYTYLKLKMPGPNGIIAIESTYEHAYDCDVECIEYAEALVEAETLIANLDRLDGEAPDSKCRAEMFEPTEAIKLVPVDPAYPDDQALRISATLDIK from the coding sequence cctcaagctcaagatgccgggtcccaacggCATCATCGCGATTGAATCCACgtatgagcatgcatacgactgcgacgtcgagtgcatcgagtacgccgaggctctcgtggaggccgagaccctcatcgccaacctcgaccggCTCGATGGcgaggcacctgactccaagTGTCGCGCCGAGAtgttcgagcccacggaggccatcaagctcgtcccagttgaccccgcctaccccgacgaccaggcgctgaggatcagcgccaccctcgacatcaaatag